The Phycisphaerae bacterium genomic sequence GGCGTGCGTACCATGATTGGCGTCAAAGTCTACGGCCCGCGCCAGGAAGACGTCACGCGCACCATCACGGAGAACGGCGTCTCCCGGGTCGTGGTCGCTGAGCCCGGCATCCAGAGTGTCGCCAACGAGATCGCCGGCGTGCTGCGCGGCATCCGCGGCGCCGTCGACATCTTTCCGGACCAGATCGTTGGCCGCAGCTACCTTCAGATCGACATCGACCGCGAGCGGGCCGCCCGCTACGGCGTGAACGTCGCCGACATTCAGGATGCGATCGAGGTCGCGATGGGCGGCAAGATGATCACGCTCACGGTCGAGGGCCGGGCCCGCTTCCCGGTCCGCGTCCGCTACGCGCGCGACTTCTGGCAGACCCAGCAGGCGCTGCGCCGCATTCTGGTCACGGGGCGCGGCGGCGCGGCACCTGCGGCCACCGGCGAGATGGGCGCGACCCCGATGCCGGGCGGCACAGAGTCGGTGCAGATTCCGATCACCGAGGTCGCGGACATCCAGGTTGTCGAGGGGCCGAGCGTCATCAAGAGCGAGAACGGCATGCTGCGCTCGTACGTGCAGCTCAACGTCCGCGACCGCGACATCGTGGGGTTCGTCGAGGAGGCCCAACAGGCAATCGCGTCGCAGGTCAAGCTGCCGCCGGGCTTCTTCCTCGAATGGAGCGGCCAGTTCGAGCATCAGGTCCGCGCGCGGAAGACGCTGCAGATCGTCTTTCCGCTGGTCGTGCTGCTGATCTTCGTGATCCTGTACATGACGTTCAACGACGTGCGCGACGCCCTGCTGATCATCCTGGCGGTGCCGGGCGCATTGGCCGGCGGCGTGATCTTCCAGAGCCTTTTCGGCTTCAACTTCAGCGTCGCGGTCTGGGTCGGGTACATCGCCTGCTTCGGCATGGCCACCCAGACCGGGGTCGTGATGCTCGTATACCTGCATGAGGCCATCCGCGCGCGGGGGGGACTCCTGAAGATCGGCTCGCTGGCGGAGTTGAAGGACGCCGTCATCACGGGCGCCGTGCACCGCCTGCGACCCAAGCTGATGACCGAAGGCACAACGATCATCGCCCTCATGCCCATGCTCTGGGCCACCGGCGTCGGCGCGGAGGTGATGAAGCCAATGGCCGCGCCGGTCCTCGGCGGCCTGCTCGTCGCGGATGAGGTCATCGACTTGCTGCTGCCGGTCATCTTCAACTGGTACCAGGCCCGCCGCTGGCGCCGCCTGCACGCGACCACGACACCGGGTTGAACCTCGCCCTGGCCGAATCGGTCGGGTAACATCCCCACACAACGCCGAGCACTTGGAGGTTGACATGAACGCGATCGCCGCCGCTCAGACTTTCATGCGTCAGCAGCACATCGACGCGTGGCTGGTCTACGACTTCCGGGGCAACAATCCGGTCCTCGCCCAACTGGTCCCCGGCAAGCGCTGGACCACCCGCCGGGCACTACTGCTTGTCCCGGCTGACGGCGAGCCGACGCTGCTCGCCCACGGCATTGACCGCGCGCAATTCGAGTCGGCCACGGTTAAGAAAGAGGTCTACCTGTCGTGGCGCGACCTGATTGCGTGGCTGGCCAACCACCTCGAAGGCCGCGCGCGCGTCGCCATGGAATACGCCCCCGGCGGCACGCTGCCCGTCGCGTCGATTGTCGACGCCGGCACGGTTGAGCTCATCCGCGCTCTCGGCGTCGAGGTCGTTTCGTCCGCGAACCTAGTGCAGACCAGCGTCGCCGTGTGGTCGCCCGAGGTCTGCGCCGCGCATGAGGCCGCCTGCGCGGCCGTCGGGCGGGCCAAGGATGGCGCATTCGACCTCATCCGCCAGCGCGTCGCCGCCAACCAGCCGATCAACGAATACGAAGTGCAGCAGGCCATCATGCAGGCCTTCGCGGCGGCAAAGCTCGAAACGACCGAGCCACCCATCGTCGCGGTCAACGCCCATAGCGGCGATCCGCATTTCGAGCCGTCGGCGAAGTCACCCGCCCCGATTCGCCGCGGCGACTGGGTGTTGATCGACTTGTGGGCCCACCAGCCCGGCGAGGAAAACGTCTATTCCGACATTACCTGGGTGGGCTTCGTCGGCCGCGACGTGCCGGCGAAGC encodes the following:
- a CDS encoding aminopeptidase P family protein, with the protein product MRQQHIDAWLVYDFRGNNPVLAQLVPGKRWTTRRALLLVPADGEPTLLAHGIDRAQFESATVKKEVYLSWRDLIAWLANHLEGRARVAMEYAPGGTLPVASIVDAGTVELIRALGVEVVSSANLVQTSVAVWSPEVCAAHEAACAAVGRAKDGAFDLIRQRVAANQPINEYEVQQAIMQAFAAAKLETTEPPIVAVNAHSGDPHFEPSAKSPAPIRRGDWVLIDLWAHQPGEENVYSDITWVGFVGRDVPAKHRAVFNTVKAARDASLACAVNAWKAKQPVQGWQLDRAASDTIKNAGYEQYIRHRTGHSLSPGPLVHGLGMNLDDLETHDTRAMLPGLGFTIEPGIYLPEFGVRLEIDVFVDPQRGPRPTSGLQDDIILLA